From the Lepidochelys kempii isolate rLepKem1 chromosome 2, rLepKem1.hap2, whole genome shotgun sequence genome, one window contains:
- the LOC140905988 gene encoding putative protein FAM10A4 has protein sequence MDPKKINELQALVDLYRQDPTLLRAKQLSFLRDSIDSMGDTILCSVKHASAKKTLKEQGKQPEAAESEESDLEIEDEGVIEPDLDDPQEMGDEYLEITNEMIDQANEKREHAFAALDEGELQKAIDLFTDAIRLNPQFTLLYVNRASVFVKLQKPNAAIRDCDRACELNPNSAQSYKWRGQAHMLLGHWEEAAQDFTLSCQLEYDEDTNAMLKNAQPRAEKIVNHRQKYERKRELKALHEMLERVKLALEEQERTQEEESTWQWMIRIWRKYFDFFTTILDPRIIIAWADVTWNPDNIYKYRSDRKFMKFIGQYD, from the coding sequence ATGGAtccaaaaaaaattaatgaacttCAGGCCTTGGTGGATCTTTACAGACAGGATCCAACTCTTTTGAGGGCCAAGCAATTGAGTTTCCTGCGGGACTCTATAGACAGCATGGGAGATACCATATTATGTTCAGTGAAACATGCCTCTGCAAAGAAGACATTAAAGGAGCAAGGGAAACAACCAGAAGCTGCTGAGAGTGAGGAGAGTGACTTGGAAATTGAGGATGAAGGTGTTATTGAACCAGATCTGGATGATCCCCAAGAAATGGGAGATGAATATTTGGAAATAACAAATGAGATGATAGACCAGGCCAATGAAAAGAGGGAACATGCCTTTGCTGCCCTGGATGAAGGTGAACTTCAGAAAGCTATTGACTTGTTCACAGATGCTATCAGGTTGAATCCTCAGTTCACCCTCTTGTACGTTAACCGAGCCAGTGTCTTTGTGAAACTACAGAAGCCAAATGCTGCCATTAGAGACTGTGACAGAGCCTGTGAGCTTAACCCCAATTCAGCACAGTCTTACAAGTGGAGAGGGCAAGCACACATGCTTCTGGGGCATTGGGAGGAGGCAGCCCAAGACTTTACCTTGTCATGTCAACTGGAATACGATGAAGATACCAATGCCATGCTAAAGAATGCACAACCGAGGGCTGAAAAGATTGTTAACCATCGGCAGAAGTATGAGCGTAAGCGTGAATTAAAGGCACTCCATGAGATGCTGGAAAGGGTAAAATTGGCCTTGGAAGAGCAAGAGAGAACCCAGGAAGAGGAAAGTACCTGGCAATGGATGATTAGAATCTGGAGGAAGTACTTTGACTTTTTTACAACCATTCTGGATCCAAGGATTATAATAGCATGGGCGGATGTGACCTGGAACCCAGATAACATTTACAAATACCGGAGCGACCGCAAGTTCATGAAGTTCATTGGCCAGTATGACTGA
- the LOC140906144 gene encoding LOW QUALITY PROTEIN: putative protein FAM10A4 (The sequence of the model RefSeq protein was modified relative to this genomic sequence to represent the inferred CDS: inserted 2 bases in 1 codon), with translation MDLRRLKKLQALVHVYRQDPAFVRAKQLSLLWNNVKIIGDDXLQSNTSVKKTAEKVEESLEAAESKESDLEIEDEGVIEPDLDDPREMGDEYLEITNEMIDQANEKREHAFAALDEGELQKAIDLFTDAIRLNPQFTLLYVNRASVFVKLQKPNAAIRDCDRACELNPNSAQSYKWRGQAHMLLEHWEEAAQDFTLACQLDYNEDTNAMLNKVQPRAGKIAAHQEQYEQRHELREIQERLETVKLALEEEERIQREENYWQDMIRKSHRQLTFFITLLDPRVLIAFLDVVWNPENIYKYRDIQKLIKLTCKTGLNVVSQK, from the exons ATGGATCTTAGGAGACTGAAAAAACTTCAGGCCCTGGTGCATGTATACAGACAGGATCCAGCCTTTGTGAGGGCTAAGCAGCTAAGTTTACTGTGGAACAATGTGAAAATCATAGGAGATGA TCTTCAAAGCAATACCTCTGTAAAGAAGACAGCTGAGAAGGTGGAGGAATCATTAGAGGCAGCTGAGAGTAAGGAGAGTGACTTGGAAATTGAGGATGAAGGTGTTATTGAACCAGATCTGGATGATCCCCGAGAAATGGGAGATGAATATTTGGAAATAACAAATGAGATGATAGACCAGGCCAATGAAAAGAGGGAACATGCCTTTGCTGCCCTGGATGAAGGTGAACTTCAGAAAGCTATTGACTTGTTCACAGATGCTATCAGGCTGAATCCTCAGTTCACCCTCTTGTACGTTAACCGAGCCAGTGTCTTTGTGAAACTACAGAAGCCAAATGCTGCCATTAGAGACTGTGACAGAGCCTGTGAGCTTAACCCCAATTCAGCACAGTCTTACAAGTGGAGAGGGCAAGCACACATGCTCCTGGAGCACTGGGAGGAGGCAGCCCAGGACTTTACCTTGGCATGTCAACTGGATTACAATGAAGATACTAATGCCATGTTAAACAAGGTGCAACCAAGGGCTGGGAAGATTGCTGCACATCAGGAGCAGTATGAACAAAGACATGAGTTAAGGGAGATCCAGGAAAGGCTGGAGACGGTGAAATTGGCCttggaagaggaagaaagaatCCAGAGAGAGGAAAATTACTGGCAGGACATGATTAGAAAAAGTCACAGGCAGCTGACATTTTTCATAACCTTACTAGATCCAAGAGTTCTGATTGCTTTCCTGGATGTGGTCTGGAACCCAGAAAACATTTACAAATACCGTGACATACAAAAGTTAATAAAGCTTACCTGCAAAACAGGACTGAATGTGGTCAGCCAGAAATGA